AACCACAGGGGCTTGTTCAAAAAGGATAAAGGCAAATCATGTATTGAAAGTAGCTGTTTTTATGGCCCTCTTTCAGGGTACAATGCCCTTGATTGGATGGATCATTGGCAATAGTTTTAAGAACGTTATTGCAAACTTTGATCACTGGGTGGCTTTTGTCCTGCTGTTAGGAATCGGAGGAAAGTTAATCTATGAAGGAATAAAGTCTGCAGAAGAGAACAACTCAGGAATCGTGCCAACCAAAACCCTGATTTTGATGGGCATGGCATTAGCCACCAGCATCGATGCACTCATTATTGGTATCAGTTTCGGACTTATAGAAGTGAATATATGGCTTGCTATGATTGTCATTGGCACATCAACTTTT
This DNA window, taken from Bacteroidales bacterium, encodes the following:
- a CDS encoding manganese efflux pump, which produces MNLLTLALIGVGLSVDSLAASITTGACSKRIKANHVLKVAVFMALFQGTMPLIGWIIGNSFKNVIANFDHWVAFVLLLGIGGKLIYEGIKSAEENNSGIVPTKTLILMGMALATSIDALIIGISFGLIEVNIWLAMIVIGTSTFIFSTVGVLVGKKIGKKINKGIEISGGAVLVLLGLKILFEHIYF